CCCCCCGAGAACGAGGACATCCCGCTGGTCGGCCGCTCGCCGGCCATGCAGGAGATCTATCGGGCCCTCGCCCGGCTGATGCCCACCGACCTGACCGTGATGATCACCGGCGAGTCCGGCACCGGCAAGGAGCTGGTCGCCCGGGCGCTGCACGATTACGGCCGCCGCCGCACCGGCCCGTTCGTGCCGGTCAACATGGCGGCGATCCCGCGCGACCTGATCGAGTCCGAGCTGTTCGGCCACGAGAAGGGCGCGTTCACGGGGGCGCTCCAGCGCTCCGCCGGCCGGTTCGAGCAGGCCGAGGGCGGCACGCTGTTCCTCGACGAGATCGGCGACATGCCCATGGAGGCGCAGACCCGCCTGCTGCGCGTCCTGCAGCAGGGCGAGTACACCACGGTGGGCGGCCGGGTGCCGATCAAGACCAACGTCCGGATCATCGCGGCGACCAACAAGGACCTGCGGATCTCGATCCAGCAGGGCATCTTTCGCGAGGATCTGTTCTTCCGCCTCAACGTCGTTCCGCTGCGGCTGCCGGCCCTGCGGGAGCGGTCCGAGGACGTACCGGACCTCGTCCGCCACTTCTTCGTGCTGGTGGAGCGCGAGGGCCTCACCCGCAAGACGCTGGACGGCGACGCCATGGAGCGGCTCAAGCGCTACCGCTGGCCCGGCAACGTCCGCGAACTGGAAAACCTCGTCCGGCGGCTCGCCGCGCTCTACCCGCAGGAGACGATCACCGGCCCGGTGATCGAGGCCGAGCTCGACACCCTTCCGCTGGCCGCGCCCGCCAACCCGAACGCCAACGGCGGCGCCCGCAAGGCCGGGGCTGAGTCCGAGAG
The sequence above is drawn from the Methylobacterium mesophilicum SR1.6/6 genome and encodes:
- the ntrC gene encoding nitrogen regulation protein NR(I); this translates as MPNGHIIVADDDAAIRTVLNQALSRAGYEVRSTGNCATLWRWVAQGEGDLVITDVVMPDENVFDLLPRIKRVRPELPIIVMSAQNTFMTAIRASERGAYEYLPKPFDLKELIAIVGRALSRPRGAAPAGAPPENEDIPLVGRSPAMQEIYRALARLMPTDLTVMITGESGTGKELVARALHDYGRRRTGPFVPVNMAAIPRDLIESELFGHEKGAFTGALQRSAGRFEQAEGGTLFLDEIGDMPMEAQTRLLRVLQQGEYTTVGGRVPIKTNVRIIAATNKDLRISIQQGIFREDLFFRLNVVPLRLPALRERSEDVPDLVRHFFVLVEREGLTRKTLDGDAMERLKRYRWPGNVRELENLVRRLAALYPQETITGPVIEAELDTLPLAAPANPNANGGARKAGAESESLSSAVERHLSDYFSGYRDTLPPPGLYHRILREIEGPLIGAALAATRGNQIRAAELLGVNRNTLRKKVRDLDLQVFRTAR